A genomic region of Palaemon carinicauda isolate YSFRI2023 chromosome 22, ASM3689809v2, whole genome shotgun sequence contains the following coding sequences:
- the LOC137616043 gene encoding uncharacterized protein — MTISYGIMNLNNEYSILRFQPASREDAIDEDLPDEVPTISGGRSKYHVGDEVHVNCTSARSRPAASLIWYINDQQAESRMLVQYAPVNDSDGLETSRLGLRFIVGPRHFPSGELKLRCTATIAAVYWQSSEESVEGQLPQTGPALESKGVYTGGCYRILPSWWIGTFCLMGLWLRFPVLLRL, encoded by the exons ATGACTATAAGTTATGGAATTATGAATCTAAATAATGAATATAGCATATTACGCTTCCAGCCAGCATCTAGAGAAGATGCAATCGACGAGG ACTTACCTGACGAAGTGCCAACCATTAGCGGGGGACGGTCCAAGTACCATGTAGGGGACGAGGTCCACGTAAACTGTACCTCGGCCAGGTCCAGACCAGCTGCTTCTCTCATTTGGTACATAAACGACCAGCAG GCCGAGAGTAGGATGTTGGTACAATACGCCCCCGTCAATGACAGTGACGGTCTAGAAACTTCTCGGTTGGGACTACGGTTCATCGTTGGACCTCGACACTTTCCTTCAGGGGAACTCAAGCTAAG ATGCACAGCGACAATCGCCGCTGTTTATTGGCAGAGTTCAGAAGAATCAGTAGAAGGGCAACTGCCCCAGACAGGTCCAGCCCTTGAGAGCAAAGGTGTCTATACAG GTGGATGTTACAGAATCCTTCCCAGCTGGTGGATAGGAACCTTTTGCCTGATGGGACTTTGGCTCCGCTTTCCAGTTCTGCTCCGTTTGTAG